A DNA window from Halococcus salsus contains the following coding sequences:
- the hemL gene encoding glutamate-1-semialdehyde 2,1-aminomutase encodes MNRERSRDLYDRALSVLAGGVNSSVRATQPYPAFAERGDGSHLIDADGNRYIDYVMGYGPLLLGHDLPESVRAAVQSHMSAGPMYGAPTEIEVELAEFVARHVPSVEMLRFVNSGTEATVSAVRLARGYTGRDKVVVMQGGYHGAQESTLVEGSPDAPQPSSPGIPQSFAAETIPVPFNDTESLEAVFEAHEGEIAAVLTEPLLGNTASVLPVEGYHDRLRELCDEHGALLVFDEVMTGFRVGGLQCAQGKFDIEPDLTTFAKIIGGGLPAGAIGGPAEIIESFTPSGDVFQSGTYSGHPMAMAAGLETLRYAAENDVYDHVNRLGEKLRSGITDIVDERAPGYTVLGTESMFKLVFTRGGSEGVSDSCRAGCRQEPDCARFERCPKTGADVANAETERWDRLFRPAMLDRGILLTANQMESQFVSDAHTDEDVEETLEAYKAYFE; translated from the coding sequence ATGAACCGCGAGCGCTCGCGCGACCTCTACGACCGCGCCCTCTCCGTGCTGGCCGGCGGTGTGAACTCCTCGGTGCGCGCGACCCAGCCCTACCCCGCGTTCGCCGAGCGCGGCGACGGATCGCATCTGATCGACGCCGACGGCAACCGCTACATCGACTACGTGATGGGCTACGGCCCGCTCCTGCTCGGCCACGACCTGCCCGAATCGGTCCGCGCGGCGGTCCAGTCCCACATGAGTGCAGGACCGATGTACGGCGCACCGACGGAGATCGAGGTCGAACTCGCGGAGTTCGTCGCCCGCCACGTGCCGAGCGTCGAGATGCTCCGGTTCGTGAACTCGGGCACCGAAGCCACGGTGTCGGCGGTCCGGCTCGCACGGGGCTACACCGGCCGTGACAAGGTCGTCGTGATGCAGGGTGGCTATCACGGGGCCCAGGAGTCGACGCTGGTCGAGGGCTCGCCGGACGCACCGCAGCCCTCCTCGCCGGGGATCCCGCAGTCCTTCGCGGCCGAGACCATCCCGGTGCCGTTCAACGACACCGAGAGCCTGGAAGCCGTCTTCGAGGCCCACGAGGGGGAGATCGCGGCGGTGCTCACCGAACCCCTGCTCGGGAACACCGCGAGCGTGCTGCCAGTCGAGGGCTATCACGACCGCCTGCGCGAGTTGTGCGACGAGCACGGCGCGTTGCTGGTCTTCGACGAGGTGATGACGGGCTTCCGCGTCGGGGGCCTCCAGTGTGCCCAGGGGAAGTTCGATATCGAACCGGACCTCACGACGTTCGCGAAGATCATCGGCGGCGGCCTCCCGGCGGGTGCGATCGGCGGCCCGGCCGAGATAATCGAGTCGTTCACGCCGTCGGGGGACGTCTTCCAGTCCGGAACCTACTCGGGGCACCCGATGGCAATGGCGGCGGGGCTCGAAACCCTGCGTTACGCGGCCGAGAACGACGTCTACGACCACGTGAACCGACTGGGAGAAAAGCTCCGGTCGGGCATTACCGATATCGTCGACGAGCGCGCGCCGGGCTACACAGTGCTCGGAACCGAGAGCATGTTCAAACTCGTCTTCACCCGCGGCGGGTCGGAGGGCGTGAGTGATTCCTGCCGGGCGGGCTGTCGGCAGGAACCCGACTGTGCACGCTTCGAGCGGTGTCCCAAGACCGGCGCGGACGTCGCGAACGCCGAGACCGAGCGCTGGGACCGGCTGTTCAGACCCGCGATGCTCGACCGGGGGATCCTGCTGACCGCGAACCAGATGGAGTCCCAGTTCGTGAGCGACGCGCACACCGACGAGGACGTCGAGGAGACCCTCGAAGCCTACAAGGCCTACTTCGAGTGA
- a CDS encoding ammonium transporter yields MTDVLLQSGVDVGVLADGVNNVWVLTVTFLIFFMHAGFAMLEAGQVRAKNVANQLTKNMLTWSLGVVAFFLVGAAVSTIVAGLTSGSGVDIGGAFGSVIAPADPTAWVGWLFSAVFAMTAATIVSGAVAGRCKLRAYVTYTFLLAAVIYPVVTGVTWGGGFLADFMGVGFHDFAGGMIVHGMGGIAGLTAAWVIGPRIDRYNDDGSANVIPGHSMTFAVLGTLILCFGWYGFNVGTAATVFTAENDTLALGAFASTVGRVALTTTLAMGTGALGAAGVSLLKSDKVDTLFVANGMLAGLVVITSVTDAVTWWGAMILGLLAGGQLPIVFAFVEKRLKIDDVCAVYPVHGSAGAMGAVLFPFFAVGGFSVTQLIVQVVGVTVIGGWTILATAAVFYAFKAAGQARVTPEHERNGLDSSEHGVDTYPEFGFGDSGGPVADGGMVRSIDDEKIRTDGGEPEPNGGELKMITAVVRPEKLNAVKSALSEAGAPSLTVTNVSGRGSQPVTKGQWRGEEYTVDLHQKVKIECVVAEIPASDVVDAIVERAATGEPGDGKVFVTPVEDAAQIRTGTHGPDAV; encoded by the coding sequence ATGACCGACGTGCTGCTTCAGTCCGGGGTCGACGTCGGGGTGCTCGCCGACGGGGTCAACAACGTCTGGGTGCTGACGGTGACCTTCCTGATCTTCTTCATGCACGCGGGCTTCGCGATGCTGGAGGCGGGTCAGGTCAGAGCGAAGAACGTCGCCAACCAGCTCACGAAGAACATGCTGACGTGGTCGCTCGGCGTCGTGGCCTTCTTCCTCGTCGGTGCAGCCGTCTCGACGATCGTGGCCGGCCTGACGAGCGGCAGCGGGGTCGATATCGGCGGGGCGTTCGGCAGCGTCATCGCGCCCGCGGACCCCACTGCGTGGGTCGGCTGGCTGTTCAGCGCGGTGTTCGCGATGACCGCCGCCACGATCGTCTCGGGCGCGGTCGCGGGGCGGTGTAAGCTCCGGGCCTACGTCACCTACACCTTCCTGCTCGCCGCGGTCATCTACCCCGTCGTGACGGGCGTCACCTGGGGCGGGGGCTTCCTCGCCGACTTCATGGGCGTCGGTTTCCACGACTTCGCGGGCGGCATGATCGTCCACGGCATGGGCGGCATCGCCGGCCTCACCGCGGCGTGGGTCATCGGCCCCCGGATCGACCGCTACAACGACGACGGCAGCGCGAACGTGATCCCCGGCCACTCGATGACGTTCGCGGTGCTCGGTACCCTCATCCTCTGTTTCGGCTGGTACGGGTTCAACGTCGGTACGGCGGCGACGGTGTTCACCGCCGAGAACGACACGCTCGCGCTCGGCGCGTTCGCGAGCACCGTCGGCCGGGTCGCGCTCACGACCACGCTCGCGATGGGGACCGGCGCGCTCGGTGCCGCCGGCGTCTCGTTGCTCAAGAGCGACAAGGTCGACACCCTCTTCGTCGCCAACGGGATGCTCGCGGGCCTCGTGGTCATCACCAGCGTCACGGACGCCGTGACGTGGTGGGGGGCCATGATCCTCGGGCTGCTCGCGGGCGGCCAGCTCCCGATCGTCTTCGCGTTCGTCGAGAAGCGCCTCAAGATCGACGACGTCTGTGCGGTCTACCCGGTCCACGGCTCGGCCGGCGCGATGGGCGCGGTGCTCTTCCCGTTCTTCGCGGTGGGCGGCTTCTCCGTCACGCAGCTCATCGTCCAGGTCGTCGGCGTCACCGTCATCGGTGGCTGGACGATCCTCGCGACCGCGGCGGTCTTCTACGCGTTCAAGGCGGCCGGCCAGGCGCGGGTCACCCCCGAGCACGAACGCAACGGGCTCGATAGCTCCGAACACGGCGTCGACACCTACCCCGAGTTCGGCTTCGGCGACTCGGGCGGCCCCGTCGCCGACGGCGGGATGGTCCGCTCGATCGACGACGAGAAGATCCGGACCGACGGTGGTGAACCCGAACCCAACGGCGGGGAGCTCAAGATGATCACCGCCGTCGTCCGTCCGGAGAAGCTCAACGCAGTGAAGAGCGCGCTCTCGGAGGCCGGCGCGCCCTCGCTCACGGTGACGAACGTCTCCGGCCGGGGCAGCCAGCCGGTCACGAAGGGCCAGTGGCGCGGCGAGGAGTACACCGTCGACCTCCACCAGAAGGTCAAGATCGAGTGTGTGGTCGCCGAGATCCCCGCCTCGGACGTGGTCGACGCCATCGTCGAACGGGCCGCGACCGGCGAACCCGGCGACGGCAAGGTGTTCGTCACGCCCGTCGAGGACGCCGCCCAGATCCGGACCGGGACACACGGACCGGACGCGGTCTGA
- the hemB gene encoding porphobilinogen synthase, whose product MSGPHRPRRLRRDGLRGLVRETSLQPTDLIAPVFVDATTDERVPIESMPGHERVPVSQAADRVAEVEATGVESVMVFGIPESKDERGTRAWADDGVVQRALRRITAETDVFAITDVCLCEYTEHGHCGVLTDEAHERWDGTASDGGMTTTDGRPDLTVDNDATLDLLGKVAESHAAAGADMVAPSSATDGMVGAIRGALDGADYEDVPIMSYAAKYESAFYGPFRDAADGAPAFGDRRHYQMDPANAREALREVDLDVEEGADVLMVKPALPYLDVVRQVRDHTDYPVAAYNVSGEYAMLHAAAEKGWLDLDAVALESLLSIKRAGADLILTYFAETIADRL is encoded by the coding sequence ATGTCCGGTCCTCACCGCCCGCGACGGCTCCGCCGCGACGGGCTCCGCGGCCTCGTGCGCGAGACCAGCCTCCAGCCGACCGACCTCATCGCGCCGGTCTTCGTCGACGCCACGACCGACGAGCGGGTCCCAATAGAGTCGATGCCGGGTCACGAGCGCGTCCCCGTGAGCCAGGCCGCCGACCGCGTCGCCGAGGTCGAGGCGACCGGCGTCGAGAGCGTGATGGTCTTCGGGATCCCCGAATCGAAGGACGAACGCGGCACCCGGGCCTGGGCCGACGACGGCGTGGTCCAGCGCGCGCTCCGGCGGATCACGGCGGAAACCGACGTCTTCGCCATCACCGACGTCTGTCTCTGTGAGTACACCGAACACGGCCACTGCGGGGTGCTCACCGACGAGGCGCACGAGCGGTGGGACGGGACCGCGAGCGACGGTGGGATGACGACGACCGACGGGCGGCCCGACCTCACCGTCGACAACGACGCGACCCTCGACCTCCTGGGGAAGGTCGCCGAGAGCCACGCCGCGGCGGGGGCGGACATGGTCGCGCCGAGCAGCGCGACCGACGGCATGGTGGGTGCCATTCGAGGCGCGCTCGACGGCGCGGACTACGAGGACGTCCCGATCATGTCCTACGCCGCGAAGTACGAGAGCGCCTTCTACGGGCCCTTCCGCGACGCCGCCGACGGGGCCCCCGCCTTCGGCGACCGCCGGCACTACCAGATGGACCCCGCGAACGCGCGCGAGGCGCTCCGCGAGGTCGACCTCGACGTCGAGGAGGGTGCGGACGTGCTGATGGTCAAACCCGCCCTGCCGTACCTCGACGTGGTCCGGCAGGTCCGCGACCACACCGACTACCCGGTGGCGGCCTACAACGTCTCCGGCGAGTACGCGATGCTCCACGCCGCCGCCGAGAAGGGCTGGCTCGACCTCGACGCGGTGGCGCTCGAATCGCTGCTGTCGATCAAACGCGCCGGTGCCGACCTGATCCTCACCTACTTCGCCGAGACCATCGCCGACCGGCTCTGA
- a CDS encoding DedA family protein — protein sequence MIAPVLQIAEMPQLLRDLLDSEFAFLALLCVFVLEGAMLMYFMPSEAIVPISIGLLGGTIPEIAAIIGVAVLGATIGQTALFTLAKRGGREWLLQKRWFRVSDERLATFDGWFDRWGPLVVPVSNSLLFTRGMLTVPAGFAEMRTREFVVLSAIGTLVFETALAAISLGVIEWVL from the coding sequence ATGATCGCGCCGGTCCTCCAGATAGCCGAGATGCCGCAACTCCTGCGGGATCTCCTCGATTCGGAGTTCGCGTTCCTCGCGCTGCTCTGCGTGTTCGTGCTCGAAGGCGCGATGCTGATGTACTTCATGCCGAGCGAGGCGATCGTGCCGATCTCGATCGGGCTCCTGGGGGGAACCATCCCCGAGATCGCCGCCATCATCGGGGTCGCCGTCCTCGGGGCGACGATCGGGCAGACCGCGTTGTTCACGCTCGCGAAGCGCGGCGGCCGGGAGTGGCTCCTCCAGAAGCGGTGGTTCCGGGTGAGCGACGAGCGCCTCGCGACCTTCGACGGCTGGTTCGACCGCTGGGGCCCGCTCGTCGTCCCGGTGAGCAACTCACTGCTGTTCACGCGCGGGATGCTCACCGTCCCCGCGGGCTTCGCCGAGATGCGAACCCGGGAGTTCGTGGTGCTCTCGGCGATCGGCACCCTCGTCTTCGAGACCGCGCTCGCGGCGATCTCGCTCGGCGTCATCGAGTGGGTGCTCTGA
- a CDS encoding (Fe-S)-binding protein: MIHPLQAGTVTRETFWLVGPVGKAVFYFLAALAVVLFLYGVYDRFARYARGPDDAFARLDDLPGRVVSAASTVLSNRNQFDRDLYGGLMHTFIMWGFLTLLIGTTILGIDMDGYRLVTGLLGEEQSFFVGDFYLSYSLIMDALGFLFVVGLGMAIYRRHVVRTDRLWGRHTSLEDGGFVWVLFLLGVGGYLLEGLRILATGFPSFETVSFVGWFVADALRAAGISESLARALYPAAWWSHSLLALGFVAWVPYAKPFHMISSFANVVTRDEKAGVRLPGVPADAAPDEIGFTEVEDMSWRQRLDHDACTKCGRCSSVCPAKASGRPLDPRNVILDLKNYRESVDAGGETKDIVADGGTSVIDSRTMESCMSCMACMDACPVDIEHVPQFTEMNRRLTEMGEMDDNVQETMMDVFQQGNSFGDPERKRPDWVEKLDFEVPDARDQEVEYLWYVGDYPSYDERNRRVARSLATILEHSGVSYGILYEDEQNDGNDVRRVGEEGLYEMLAEDNAAAFEECEFEKLVCTDPHSYNTFENEYPELDGVEWNSDGAIDVHHYTQVVQELAETGKIDLAGTELDYTVTYHDPCHLGRMNDEFEAPRDLIRRTGCTIDEMPRNRANSFCCGGGGGGLWMDFDEDPKPSEERLREALEDTDAGSGIEKFVVACPMCMTMYEDGRKTGNFEDRIEVVGLSELLAEAIEAGGRATDSTTAAGTATADD, translated from the coding sequence ATGATACATCCACTCCAGGCCGGAACCGTCACCCGGGAGACGTTCTGGCTGGTGGGCCCGGTGGGGAAGGCGGTGTTCTACTTCCTCGCGGCGCTCGCGGTCGTGCTCTTCCTCTACGGGGTCTACGACCGGTTCGCGCGCTACGCCCGGGGCCCCGACGACGCGTTCGCGCGACTCGACGACCTCCCGGGTCGGGTGGTGAGCGCCGCGAGCACAGTTTTGTCGAACCGCAACCAGTTCGACCGCGACCTCTACGGCGGGCTGATGCACACCTTCATCATGTGGGGTTTTCTCACGCTCCTGATCGGCACCACCATCCTCGGGATCGACATGGACGGCTACCGGCTCGTGACCGGGCTGCTCGGCGAGGAGCAGTCGTTCTTCGTCGGCGATTTCTACCTCTCGTACTCCCTGATAATGGACGCGCTCGGCTTCCTGTTCGTGGTCGGCCTCGGCATGGCGATCTACCGCCGACACGTCGTCCGCACCGACCGCCTCTGGGGTCGCCACACCAGCCTCGAGGACGGCGGCTTCGTCTGGGTACTCTTCCTGCTCGGCGTGGGTGGCTACCTCCTCGAAGGCCTCCGGATCCTCGCGACCGGCTTCCCGAGCTTCGAGACGGTGAGTTTCGTCGGCTGGTTCGTCGCGGACGCCCTCCGCGCCGCCGGGATCTCCGAGAGCCTCGCGAGGGCCCTCTACCCGGCGGCGTGGTGGTCGCACTCGCTCCTCGCGCTCGGGTTCGTCGCGTGGGTCCCCTACGCCAAACCGTTCCACATGATCTCGAGCTTCGCGAACGTCGTGACCCGCGACGAGAAGGCCGGGGTCCGCCTTCCGGGGGTGCCCGCCGACGCCGCACCCGACGAGATCGGCTTCACCGAAGTGGAGGACATGTCCTGGCGACAGCGCCTCGACCACGACGCCTGCACCAAGTGCGGCCGGTGTTCGTCGGTCTGCCCCGCGAAGGCGTCGGGCCGCCCGCTCGATCCCCGGAACGTGATCCTCGACCTGAAGAACTACCGGGAGTCCGTGGACGCGGGCGGCGAGACGAAGGACATCGTGGCCGACGGCGGCACGAGCGTGATCGATTCCCGAACGATGGAGTCGTGCATGTCGTGTATGGCTTGCATGGACGCCTGTCCCGTCGACATCGAGCACGTCCCGCAGTTCACGGAGATGAACCGCCGGCTGACCGAGATGGGCGAGATGGACGACAACGTTCAAGAAACCATGATGGACGTCTTCCAGCAGGGCAACTCGTTCGGGGATCCGGAGCGCAAACGCCCCGACTGGGTCGAGAAACTGGACTTCGAGGTGCCCGACGCGCGCGATCAGGAGGTCGAGTACCTCTGGTACGTCGGCGACTACCCCTCCTACGACGAGCGCAACCGGCGCGTCGCGCGCTCGCTCGCCACCATCCTCGAACATTCCGGGGTTTCCTACGGGATCCTCTACGAGGACGAGCAGAACGACGGCAACGACGTCCGGCGCGTCGGTGAAGAGGGATTGTACGAAATGCTCGCCGAGGACAACGCCGCCGCGTTCGAGGAGTGCGAGTTCGAGAAACTGGTCTGCACCGACCCGCACAGCTACAACACGTTCGAGAACGAGTACCCCGAGCTCGACGGCGTCGAGTGGAATTCGGATGGCGCGATCGACGTCCACCACTACACCCAGGTGGTGCAGGAACTGGCGGAGACGGGGAAGATCGACCTCGCGGGGACCGAACTCGACTACACCGTCACCTACCACGACCCGTGCCACCTCGGCCGGATGAACGACGAGTTCGAAGCTCCCAGGGACTTGATCCGTCGGACGGGCTGTACGATCGACGAGATGCCCAGGAACCGCGCGAACTCGTTTTGCTGTGGCGGCGGCGGTGGCGGTCTCTGGATGGACTTCGACGAGGACCCGAAACCCAGCGAGGAGCGCCTCCGGGAGGCCCTGGAGGACACGGATGCGGGGTCGGGAATCGAGAAATTCGTCGTCGCCTGCCCGATGTGCATGACGATGTACGAGGACGGACGCAAGACCGGGAACTTCGAGGACAGGATCGAGGTCGTCGGGCTCTCCGAACTCCTCGCCGAGGCGATCGAGGCTGGTGGGCGGGCCACGGATTCGACCACGGCCGCGGGGACGGCGACCGCGGACGATTGA
- a CDS encoding energy-coupling factor transporter transmembrane component T family protein codes for MTLAYEPGDSVAHRLDPRTKLAVQVGFAVAAFAHTTPRGLAVATGITAVALLAAATSPVEAVAEVRYALPFLVAGPAVAALTLGPPWVALSEAGGPALASYRVLLVLVVSTAYVRTTPVRDSRAAIQRTIPGRTGRLLGVGVALVFRFLPVLVADLKGARTAMRARLGTERSLVERMRIVAAAGVGRAFGRADRLGLALRARCFAWNPTLPVLQLSWLDGPALLVAGGLLVWAAL; via the coding sequence GTGACGCTGGCGTACGAACCCGGCGACTCGGTGGCGCACCGGCTCGATCCGCGGACGAAGCTCGCCGTCCAGGTCGGGTTCGCGGTCGCGGCGTTCGCCCACACCACCCCGCGCGGGCTCGCCGTCGCGACCGGCATCACGGCCGTCGCCCTCCTCGCAGCGGCCACCTCGCCGGTCGAAGCCGTGGCCGAGGTGCGATACGCGCTCCCCTTCCTCGTCGCCGGGCCGGCCGTCGCGGCGCTCACGCTCGGGCCGCCGTGGGTCGCGCTCTCCGAGGCCGGCGGCCCGGCACTGGCGAGCTACCGGGTCCTGCTCGTCCTGGTGGTGAGCACGGCCTACGTCCGGACGACGCCGGTCCGGGACTCGCGCGCCGCGATCCAGCGGACGATCCCGGGTCGAACGGGTCGGCTGCTCGGGGTCGGCGTGGCGCTGGTCTTCCGGTTCTTGCCGGTGTTGGTGGCCGACCTCAAGGGCGCGCGAACGGCGATGCGGGCGCGTCTCGGCACCGAACGCTCGCTGGTCGAGCGGATGCGGATCGTCGCCGCCGCGGGCGTCGGGCGGGCGTTCGGCCGGGCGGACCGACTGGGACTCGCCCTTCGTGCCCGGTGTTTCGCGTGGAACCCGACGCTTCCGGTCCTCCAACTCTCCTGGCTCGACGGCCCCGCGCTCCTCGTCGCGGGTGGTTTGCTCGTGTGGGCGGCGCTCTGA
- a CDS encoding energy-coupling factor ABC transporter ATP-binding protein, with protein sequence MIETRDLVYRYGSDESDRPAVDGVSLTIDDGEFVVFAGPNGSGKTSLVRLFNGLLTLDSGSVAVNGVPVAEDLVAARSTVAMTFQDPKDGFVAATVGADVAFGPENLGLPRETIDRRVERALSAVRLAGRADDRIDRLSGGEQARVAIAGALAMDPDHLVLDEPFAGLDEPARASVLDRLAALSADGTSIVIVTHDLRDLLALADRVVVLRDGRIALDATPENVRDRLAGLGVRVPARGADP encoded by the coding sequence ATGATCGAGACCCGCGACCTCGTCTATCGCTACGGGAGCGACGAGAGCGATCGGCCGGCGGTCGACGGCGTCTCGCTCACCATCGACGACGGCGAGTTCGTGGTGTTCGCCGGCCCCAACGGCTCGGGGAAGACGAGCCTGGTGCGGCTGTTCAACGGGCTGCTCACGCTTGATTCGGGGTCCGTCGCGGTCAACGGAGTACCGGTGGCCGAGGATCTCGTGGCCGCTCGGAGCACGGTGGCGATGACGTTTCAGGACCCGAAGGACGGTTTCGTCGCCGCGACGGTCGGCGCGGACGTCGCGTTCGGGCCGGAGAACCTCGGGCTCCCGCGGGAGACGATCGATCGGCGGGTCGAGCGGGCGCTCTCGGCGGTGCGGCTGGCGGGGCGCGCGGACGACCGGATCGACCGGCTCTCGGGTGGCGAGCAGGCCCGAGTCGCCATCGCGGGCGCGCTCGCGATGGATCCCGACCATCTGGTGCTCGACGAACCGTTCGCAGGGCTCGACGAACCCGCGCGGGCGTCGGTTCTCGACAGGCTGGCCGCGCTCTCGGCCGACGGCACGAGCATCGTAATCGTGACACACGACCTCCGTGACCTCCTCGCGCTCGCCGACCGCGTAGTCGTGTTGCGCGATGGCCGGATCGCGCTCGACGCCACACCCGAGAACGTCCGCGACCGACTGGCGGGGCTCGGCGTGCGGGTTCCCGCCCGCGGTGCGGACCCGTGA
- a CDS encoding biotin transporter BioY gives MSTRTTDTELVGDETAANLARAALFAALLGAFAYVAFPYPLSPAPVTLQVLGVFLAGLFCGPVWGAAACGLYLLAGALGAPVFALGTAGFGVLLGPTAGYLWSYPLGAAVIGGLAYGRSGVDPSRVGLVRLVVALVAGIAVIYTCGTLGLMATQQLGPVEAFLTGAAAFLPAEALKAAAAVGIVRSDALVTE, from the coding sequence GTGAGTACGCGAACCACCGACACCGAACTCGTCGGCGACGAGACCGCGGCCAACCTCGCACGAGCGGCGCTGTTCGCGGCGTTGCTGGGGGCCTTCGCCTACGTGGCGTTCCCGTACCCCCTCTCGCCCGCGCCCGTGACCCTGCAGGTCCTCGGGGTGTTCCTCGCGGGCCTGTTCTGTGGCCCGGTTTGGGGGGCGGCGGCCTGTGGGCTCTACCTCCTCGCGGGCGCGCTCGGCGCGCCGGTGTTCGCGCTCGGGACCGCGGGATTCGGGGTCCTCCTCGGCCCGACCGCGGGCTACCTCTGGTCGTACCCCCTCGGCGCGGCGGTCATCGGCGGCCTCGCCTACGGCCGATCGGGGGTCGACCCCAGTCGAGTGGGGCTCGTTCGGCTCGTCGTCGCGCTCGTCGCCGGCATCGCCGTGATCTACACCTGTGGAACCCTCGGGCTGATGGCGACCCAGCAGCTCGGGCCCGTCGAGGCGTTCCTGACCGGCGCGGCGGCGTTCCTGCCGGCCGAGGCGCTGAAGGCGGCTGCCGCGGTCGGGATCGTCCGGAGCGACGCGCTCGTGACCGAATGA
- a CDS encoding helix-turn-helix domain-containing protein, with amino-acid sequence MDEKTEELRDIFMEVTDASSVTEPQEDERGAIAPEGSPDERTADVVAAMDERYEFTTDLDREGLVAIVRGFYEDDTDAELADAVDESRHTVFQARMDLHLFRDDDVEAPFDLDTLRERLEDGTDVAAVAEEFDVAESTVRRYGRVLETWAERRAVGDRFREAFDEIYLDADLEDHTTEATRDGLDEATEGMENNLSF; translated from the coding sequence ATGGACGAAAAAACCGAGGAGCTCCGGGACATCTTCATGGAGGTCACCGACGCGTCGAGCGTCACCGAGCCGCAGGAGGACGAGCGGGGGGCGATCGCACCCGAGGGCTCGCCAGACGAGCGTACCGCCGACGTGGTCGCGGCGATGGACGAACGCTACGAGTTCACGACCGACCTCGACCGCGAGGGGCTCGTCGCCATCGTCCGCGGGTTCTACGAGGACGATACCGACGCCGAACTCGCCGACGCGGTCGACGAATCGCGCCACACCGTCTTCCAGGCCCGAATGGACCTCCACCTCTTTCGGGACGACGACGTCGAAGCACCGTTCGACCTCGACACCCTCCGCGAGCGGCTCGAAGACGGGACCGACGTCGCGGCGGTCGCCGAGGAGTTCGACGTCGCGGAGTCGACGGTCCGGCGCTACGGTCGGGTGCTCGAAACCTGGGCCGAGCGCCGCGCGGTCGGCGACCGCTTCCGGGAGGCCTTCGACGAGATCTACCTCGACGCCGACCTCGAAGACCACACGACCGAGGCCA